In a genomic window of Scyliorhinus torazame isolate Kashiwa2021f chromosome 5, sScyTor2.1, whole genome shotgun sequence:
- the LOC140421558 gene encoding uncharacterized protein, with amino-acid sequence MEKPWKCGDCGKEYRAPSLLEIHRRSHTGERPFTCSQCGKGFAQLFSLQSHQRVHTEERPFTCTQCGKGFIDLSTLQKHQQLHSGERLFTCSHCGKEFTWLSHLQRHKQVHTMEKPFTCSQCGKEFTQLSHLQRHKQVHTGEKPFTCSHCGQGFAQLCHLQLHQRVHTGERPFTCSQCGKGFTRLSTLQSHQRIHTGERPFTCSQCEKGFIDLSTLQRHQRIHTGERPFTCPQCRKRFIDSSTLLRHQRVHTGERPFTCSRCGKGFTQLSSLQAHQRGHTGERPFTCSQCGKGFTRLFSLHSHQRVHTGEKPFSCSQCGKGFARLFSLHSHQRVHTG; translated from the coding sequence atggagaaaccgtggaaatgtggggactgtgggaaggaatacagagccccatctctgctggagattcatcgccgcagtcacactggggagaggccgttcacctgctctcagtgtgggaagggattcgcacaGTTATtcagcctgcagtcacaccagcgagttcacactgaggagaggccgtttacctgcactcagtgtgggaaaggattcattgatctttccaccctgcagaaacatcagcaacttcacagtggggagaggttgttcacctgctctcactgtgggaaggaattcacttggttatctcacctgcagagacATAAGCAAGTTCACACCAtggagaagccatttacctgctctcagtgtgggaaggaattcactcagttatctcacctgcagagacataagcaagttcacaccggggagaagccatttacctgctctcattGTGGGCAGGGATTTGCTCAGTTATGTCACCTGcagttacaccagcgagttcacactggggagaggccattcacctgctctcagtgtgggaagggattcactcggttatccaccctgcagtcacatcagcggattcacactggggagaggccattcacctgctctcagtgtgagaagggattcattgatttatccaccctgcagagacatcagcgaattcacactggggagaggccattcacctgccctcaatgcAGAAAgagatttattgattcatccaccctgttgagacaccagcgagttcacactggggagaggccattcacctgctctcggtgtgggaagggattcactcagttatccagcctccaggctcaccagcgaggtcacacaggggagaggccattcacctgctctcagtgtgggaagggattcactcggttattcagcctgcattcacaccagcgagttcacactggggagaagccgttcagctgctctcagtgtgggaagggatttgcacgGTTGTTCAGCCTGcattcacaccagcgagttcacactgggtag